In the genome of Metabacillus litoralis, the window GGGATGAGTCAGGCTTTTCATCAATTATATCGTCAGCATTTAATTCGTGATCCATGGAAAAAAGAAGAAAGACCTGTTTTAATCAATAACTGGGAAGCAACTTATTTTGATTTTAATGAAGAAAAGCTAGTGAATATTGCGAAAAGTGCTAAAGATTTAGGGATTGAGTTATTTGTTTTAGATGATGGTTGGTTTGGAAAACGAAACGATGATACATCATCACTTGGTGATTGGTTTGAGGATGAAGACAAACTTCCGAATGGCTTGGAATCATTAGCAAGCAAACTAAAGGAAATGGATCTTAAGTTTGGATTATGGTTTGAGCCGGAAATGATTAATCCAGTTAGTCAGTTGTATAAGGAACATCCTGATTGGATTGTTGGAAGACCCGGGGAGCACCTTGTCTTTGGAAGAAATCAACTTGTATTGGATTTTTCAAGGCCTGAAGTAGTGAACTATTTATATGAGAAAATGGCAGGAATCATTAGCAAAACAAAGCTTTCTTATATTAAGTGGGATATGAATCGAAATATAACAGATGCCTACTCATCGGCCCTTAACCAAGAACAACAGGGTGAATTTTTCCATCGCTATATTTTAGGTGTTTATGATTTGTATGAAAGACTAACAACTGAATTTCCTGATGTTTTATTCGAATCTTGTGCGGGTGGTGGAGGCAGATTTGATCCAGGTATGCTTTATTACGCTCCACAAGCTTGGACAAGTGATGATACCGATGCAGTGGAACGTCTTAAAATTCAATACGGAACATCACTTGCCTATCCTATATATAGTATGGGTTCACACGTTTCGGCTGTTCCAAATCATCAAACATTAAGAAAAACACCGATCGATACTAGAGCAAATACTGCCTATTTTGGTACATTTGGTTATGAGTTAAATCCACTTGATCTAAAAGAGGAAGAGCGGGAAATCATCAAAACTCAAGTTCAATTTTACAAAAATCATCGTAAACTAATTCGAGATGGAGACTTTTATCGACTTCAAAGTCCGTTTGAAGAAAACGAAACAGCATGGATCATTGTTTCAAAAGATAGGGAGGAAGCGTTGGTTGGCTGGTATAAAGTCCTTGCGACGGCGAATCCAAAGAAGCAACAGGTGCTGCCTTTAAAAGGACTTGATGTTAATTTGTTGTATGAAGTGAATGGAGAAAAAGCCTATTATGGTGATGAACTAGTTTATCGAGGTTTACCTTTGCCTATTGAGTTTAATGGCGTAAACGGAAAATTGGCTGAACGAGGCGGAGATTATCAGTCAGCAGTGTTTTATTTAAATGGAAGGGAGAAATAAAACGAAATAAGTGACCCCTCCACACAAAATAAACAAGGAAGCAGAAAGAAGAAGTTCCTATGAATTTCTTCTTCTTCTGCTGTTATACATCTTTGAATCGTTCTGAAAAGATTCATAGGTTTGAATAATTAAGTTTTCCGTTTTCTTTGATATCGGTTTTTTGGCAGTCTGAGAGACTTTTCGAATAAAGGCTCGAAGCTCTTGTTCCTTGTGGAAATCCGTTTGTTTGAAAAATTCCATCATTTTAACAAGATCATTCACCGTTAATCCTGTTCTTTTTTCAATTTCATCAAACATAAGCATTCCTCCTGACAATTCCTTGATACCATTCTATTTCTTTGTTTCCCTTCTTATGACAGGTGCTACTTCAGTGGCTAATCGTTCAATGTTTTCAACCACAGTTTTAAAAGGCATTCCTCCAATATCAATTTGTGCCATAAAACGTTGATGTCCAAAAAGTTCATATTGATGTAAAATTTTTTCGGTAATTTGTTGTGAGCTTCCCACAAATAGTGATCCTTTCTCACTGGTTACTTGTTCAAAGTCATTTCTTATCTCTTCTTGATCTGCATTTATTAATCTCCAATAGCTTGAATGATAGGGAAAGAATTCTTTTTTTGCTTGTTCAGCTGTGTTTGAAAGGTAGGTGTGACCACTAACTGCTACTTTAATCTCTGTAGGAGACACTCCATATTTGTCTGCTTCTTGACGATATATGTCTACAAGGTCTTTATAAAGCAGGTAATCTTTTCCAAAGGTAACGACAACTAATCCGGTACCTAATCTTCCCGCACGTGCTGCACTTTGAGGTGTGCTACCAACACCAACCCATAACGGCAGTTTGTCTTGAAATGCACGTGGAACAATGTCTGCATGCTGCAGAGGGGAGCGGAAATTCCCTTCCCACGTTACATTTCTCTCTTCATTCAACTTTTGGAAAAGTGTAATATTTTCCTCAAATAATTCATCATAATTTTTCACATCATATCCAAAGAGAGGGAAAGATTCCAAGTAGGCTCCTCGACCAGCAATGATTTCGGCACGGCCGTTAGATAAAAGATCAAGTGTTGCAAAATCTTCATACAAACGAACAGGGTCGTTGGTGTTAAAGACTGTCGTTGCGGTTGTTAGTTTCATTCTCTTGGTTACCTGAGAAATTGAAGACAATACAACAGAAGGAGATGACACTGCATAATCAAAACGATGGTGCTCGCCTAAACCAAAAACATCAAGTCCTACCTCATCTGCAAGCTTTGCGGCTTCAATGATTTCTTCAATTCGCTGCTTAGCACTGATGGTTTCTCCTGTATGGGGATTCGGACGTAAATCTGCTAAAGAATAAATTCCAATTTCCATTCCATGAGAGTGAACGGTTTCATCTTCCTTCATAATGCTCCCTCCAACAATTTCATACATAAACTTCGTGTGTTTCTTGTTTAGTTTATGACTAAATGTCATAAGTTGTAATTGGATTAACTATAATTAATCACTTGCCTATATCTAGGAACTTTTGTTTTACCCCATTATCAATGAATCGGTGGTATAATTCTTTTTAGAATATAGGGAAGGAGGAGAGGCGTATGGAAGAAATTTTAAGGCAAATGTTAAGCGAAATAAAAGAAATGCGAGTTGATATAAATGAATTGCGAAAAGACACAAATGAATTAAAGAAGGATACAAATGAATTAAAGAAAGACACAAGCGAATTAAAGAAGGATACCTATGAATTAAGAAAAGATACAAATGAATTAAAGAAGGATACCTATGAATTAAGAAAAGATACAAATGAATTAAAGAAAGATACCTATGAATTGCGAGAAGGTCAGAAAAGACTAGAAGCCGGCCAAGAAAAGTTACAAAAGAACCTTGTTGATAGTCTTGGGTTATATACTGATAAGATTGTTGATTATGTTGATAATCGAACAGAAGTATTAAACAAAAGAGTCTATAAAGTAGAATCTGAAATAGAACGAATGAGTAGACAGTAAAAGTAAAATCAAGAATTAAATCTCTTCAGTTTTAAGTTGCTATTACACTCCATCTACGTAAGCCTTCATGAATAATCCCTAGAAATAAATCCTACATCAAAGCCAATATTTTCCTTTATAATAAGACAAGCCCCGAAAAGATTTTCAGGGCTTGATTTTTGTCCTATTCTTAGTAAGCAGTCCAGCCAGCGTCAGCAGCGATCACTTGTCCATTTATAAAGCTTGATTCATCAGAACCTAAGAAAACAGCAAGTTGTGCAACTTCAGCAGGTTTGCCTACGCGTGGCATTGTCCCTTGTCCAGTCGATTGGCGACCAAATCCAAACTCAGATACATTCGTCATACTTGAACCAATGTTTGTCTCTACACCACCAGGGGCGATACCATTACACCGGATTCCAGATTGAGCATACATGTATGCAGTGTTTTTTGTTAATCCAGTTACAGCATGCTTAGAAGCTGTATACGCTGCTCCTGCACGCGCACCACGTAAGCCACCTGCGGATATATTATTTACGATAATGCCATGACCTTGCTCTAAGAAAATGTTCGTAGCGATACGCATTGCACGCATGACACCAGTCGTGTTCACTGCAAAAACGCGATCCCATTTTTCATCAGTAATTTCACCAACAGGCTCCATACCATCCATAATACCTGCATTGTTGACTAGAATATCCAGCTTACCATAAGCTTCTTTTGTTTCAGTGAATAATTGTTCTAAGTCTGATAATTCAGCAACATTTGTACGGTTAGCAACTGCAACGCCACCACTGCTGTTAATAGCCTCAGCTACTGCTTGGGCACCTTCAAAATTAAAATCAGAAACAACGACTTTTGCTCCTTCTTTTGCGTAAAGCTCTGCAATTGCTTTTCCCATACCTGAAGCTGCACCTGTTATGATGGCCACTTTATCTTTTAATCTCATATTATTTAACTCCCCTTTTAAATGTTATTGTACATTTGTTCAATAAAATAATAATATGGAATTGAAACCGTATTCAATAAGCAAAAAATGATGGAATTGTACAATATTGAACAAAAAGCTAGAAAGTGTCTAATAAAGGAGGGATGCATGTGAATAAAAATGATTTGCGTGTTCAAAAAACAAAAGAAAGTATCCATTCCGCCTTAACGAAACTGTTAAAAATAAAACCACTCACACATATAAAAGTAACGGAGCTTTGTAGAGAAGCAAAAATAAATCGAGGTACATTTTATTTTCATTACCAAGAAGTTGGAGATGTGTTTAAGGAGTTTTTTGATGAAATGATGGTAGATTTAAAAGAATCTTATAATGAACCTTATCGTCATACCGATTTTCTGAACATAGAAAATTTAGACCCAAAAACAGTTCGGATTTTTCATCATATAAAGAAGTTTGAGGAGTTTTATAAAATTATCCTATCTAAAGAAGTATCGTCAGAATATTATTACATGTTATTCGATGAAGTCCGTTCAATTTTTATAGAAGATAAAAACACAGTACAGCCTGGAAAGTCTACAGATTTTTTATATTCGTATTCTGCAAATGCCATTATCGGATTAATCATTGAGTGGTATCGTCATGATTTTCAAGAGTCTGCAGATGAAATGAACATTCATTTGGTCAATATTCTTAAATTAAAAGGATAGTGTCACGACTCCTATGTCACCGTTCTTCTATCTCTAGATGGGATAAATTTAGATCAATTTTTGCATTTAAAATAATTCAGGCTTAATATGATGATATAAATAAGTAAATGAGGTGTTATCATGAAAACAGAAGAGCAGTATTTTAAAGAAGGAAAATCAATTCAACAATATATGGATGAGATGGGCAATTTAAAAGAGGAAAGCTTCCATGTTTATCAAGAATTTCAACTACCAGAAGATGGGTTTGTCAATGAATTAGCAAAGCATTCACTTCACTTTTTAATTATTACGGAAGATTGGTGTGGCGATGCTATGATGATCAATCCAGTTATTCGAAAGCTAGCTGAAGCTGCAGACGTTGAAGTGCGTGTTACATTAAGAGATGCTGATACAGAGCTTATTGATCGACATTTAACAAATGGTGGACGAGCAATACCGATTGTTTTAATTTTGAATGATGAAGGTACATTGATTGGAAAGTGGGGTCCACGTGCGCCAGAAGTCCAGCAAATTGTAGATGACCTCAGGGCTAAACTTCCGGCAAAGGAGGATCCATCTTTTCCAGAAAAACAAAAAGAAATGATCTCATCATTACAAAAACGGTACAAAGAGGAACACACACTTTGGCTATATGTTTACCAAAGTTTTAAGAAAGGCTTATTATCATTATTAAATTAAGAGGCAATTTCTTTCATTGCATTTCAAAACCTTAATATCTTATT includes:
- a CDS encoding alpha-galactosidase translates to MHIHINDQLQQFHLTNGQISYIFQVLKNGSLGQLYFGKALRHREDFSHFQRNDLPTAASCHFYQDDPAFSLETTRQEYPVPGKGDFREAAIEVVNSEGRLGNLFTYRGYEVVKGKPPLTGLPATYAGEEEATTLIVTLEDHQVSARLQLSYTIFHHLPVITRTVKIENIGKHTLSLTKLMSSSIDLPDSEYKMVHLSGTWSRERHVKERELVQGISSVSSIRGASSHHDNPFIALKRKNTTEHLDEVYGFNFVYSSNFLAQVQVDHYETSRVMMGIHPHKFQWNLNANESFQAPEVVIVYSNEGLNGMSQAFHQLYRQHLIRDPWKKEERPVLINNWEATYFDFNEEKLVNIAKSAKDLGIELFVLDDGWFGKRNDDTSSLGDWFEDEDKLPNGLESLASKLKEMDLKFGLWFEPEMINPVSQLYKEHPDWIVGRPGEHLVFGRNQLVLDFSRPEVVNYLYEKMAGIISKTKLSYIKWDMNRNITDAYSSALNQEQQGEFFHRYILGVYDLYERLTTEFPDVLFESCAGGGGRFDPGMLYYAPQAWTSDDTDAVERLKIQYGTSLAYPIYSMGSHVSAVPNHQTLRKTPIDTRANTAYFGTFGYELNPLDLKEEEREIIKTQVQFYKNHRKLIRDGDFYRLQSPFEENETAWIIVSKDREEALVGWYKVLATANPKKQQVLPLKGLDVNLLYEVNGEKAYYGDELVYRGLPLPIEFNGVNGKLAERGGDYQSAVFYLNGREK
- a CDS encoding thioredoxin family protein, whose translation is MKTEEQYFKEGKSIQQYMDEMGNLKEESFHVYQEFQLPEDGFVNELAKHSLHFLIITEDWCGDAMMINPVIRKLAEAADVEVRVTLRDADTELIDRHLTNGGRAIPIVLILNDEGTLIGKWGPRAPEVQQIVDDLRAKLPAKEDPSFPEKQKEMISSLQKRYKEEHTLWLYVYQSFKKGLLSLLN
- a CDS encoding LLM class flavin-dependent oxidoreductase, encoding MKEDETVHSHGMEIGIYSLADLRPNPHTGETISAKQRIEEIIEAAKLADEVGLDVFGLGEHHRFDYAVSSPSVVLSSISQVTKRMKLTTATTVFNTNDPVRLYEDFATLDLLSNGRAEIIAGRGAYLESFPLFGYDVKNYDELFEENITLFQKLNEERNVTWEGNFRSPLQHADIVPRAFQDKLPLWVGVGSTPQSAARAGRLGTGLVVVTFGKDYLLYKDLVDIYRQEADKYGVSPTEIKVAVSGHTYLSNTAEQAKKEFFPYHSSYWRLINADQEEIRNDFEQVTSEKGSLFVGSSQQITEKILHQYELFGHQRFMAQIDIGGMPFKTVVENIERLATEVAPVIRRETKK
- a CDS encoding SDR family oxidoreductase, producing the protein MRLKDKVAIITGAASGMGKAIAELYAKEGAKVVVSDFNFEGAQAVAEAINSSGGVAVANRTNVAELSDLEQLFTETKEAYGKLDILVNNAGIMDGMEPVGEITDEKWDRVFAVNTTGVMRAMRIATNIFLEQGHGIIVNNISAGGLRGARAGAAYTASKHAVTGLTKNTAYMYAQSGIRCNGIAPGGVETNIGSSMTNVSEFGFGRQSTGQGTMPRVGKPAEVAQLAVFLGSDESSFINGQVIAADAGWTAY
- a CDS encoding stage VI sporulation protein F, which codes for MFDEIEKRTGLTVNDLVKMMEFFKQTDFHKEQELRAFIRKVSQTAKKPISKKTENLIIQTYESFQNDSKMYNSRRRRNS
- a CDS encoding TetR/AcrR family transcriptional regulator; translation: MNKNDLRVQKTKESIHSALTKLLKIKPLTHIKVTELCREAKINRGTFYFHYQEVGDVFKEFFDEMMVDLKESYNEPYRHTDFLNIENLDPKTVRIFHHIKKFEEFYKIILSKEVSSEYYYMLFDEVRSIFIEDKNTVQPGKSTDFLYSYSANAIIGLIIEWYRHDFQESADEMNIHLVNILKLKG